Proteins encoded by one window of Culicoides brevitarsis isolate CSIRO-B50_1 chromosome 2, AGI_CSIRO_Cbre_v1, whole genome shotgun sequence:
- the LOC134830085 gene encoding uncharacterized protein LOC134830085 → MKSILVFVTILIAVQGRPEPPSRFRSADQYGPPPPSSYGAPPTDNYAAPLPAKQTLITKNVYVHLPPQEYPEHEPEKQEVEQVRKHYKIVFIKAPTPPTPKPVKLPQQDEHKTLVYVLVKKPEAERPIEVPSTTEASRPEVFFIKYKENKPSNAYGPPPN, encoded by the exons atgaaatcaATTTTG gtttttgttACTATTTTGATAGCAGTTCAAGGTCGTCCCGAACCGCCAAGTCGTTTTCGATCAGCTGATCAGTACGGACCCCCGCCGCCATCTTCGTATGGCGCTCCTCCCACAGACAATTACGCTGCCCCATTGCCTGCCAAACAAACGTTGATCACGAAAAACGTTTATGTTCACTTGCCGCCGCAAGAATATCCCGAACACGAACCGGAAAAGCAAGAAGTTGAACAAGTACGGAAGCATTACAAAATTGTCTTTATTAAAGCACCGACGCCTCCAACGCCGAAACCCGTAAAATTACCACAGCAGGATGAACACAAGACTTTGGTTTATGTTTTGGTGAAGAAACCTGAGGCTGAGCGACCAATTGAAGTACCTTCGACGACGGAAGCTTCGAGACCGGAAGTGTTCTTTATCAAATACAAAGAGAACAAACCTTCGAACGCGTATGGACCTCCgccaaattga
- the LOC134830275 gene encoding protein CDV3 homolog: protein MADLDDFFAKKDKKRNAKKKFTTSEDLVKKLEKAEEKPKKERPVEQEGDATQPEEDEWKEVEEEQSRDYTGLKIGQLTIADDDTDGYGDDGEGGSQEGENGMSLAGQKGVWKAGGADAGTEAQPKTAAEPVSKVYISPALKAARLRKGVAPDLSNKEYFPTLGDKPEKAGNKKGFEEIKHGARPATKQVGNAPVSVENRFNTLSDS, encoded by the exons ATGGCAGATTTAGACGATTTCTTCGCCAAAAAGGACAAGAAACGGAatgcaaaaaagaaatttacgaCATCAGAggatttagtgaaaaaattggagaaaGCCGAGGAGAAACCGAAGAAGGAGCGTCCCGTCGAACAAGAAGGCGATGCAACTCAA CCGGAGGAAGATGAATGGAAAGAGGTCGAAGAGGAACAAAGTAGAGACTATACGGGACTCAAAATCGGGCAACTCACGATAGCAGACGACGACACGGACGGGTATGGCGACGATGGCGAAGGCGGAAGTCAAGAAGGCGAAAACGGCATGAGTCTCGCAGGACAAAAGGGCGTGTGGAAGGCGGGCGGCGCCGATGCCGGAACAGAAGCTCAACCAAAAACTGCCGCTGAACCCGTTTCCAAGGTTTACATTTCGCCAGCTCTCAag gCAGCGCGATTACGCAAAGGAGTCGCTCCAGATCTGAGTAACAAGGAATATTTCCCGACGCTCGGCGACAAACCCGAAAAGGCAGGCAACAAAAAGGGCTTCGAGGAAATTAAACATGGCGCTCGACCAGCAACGAAACAAGTAGGAAATGCTCCCGTCTCTGTGGAAAATCGTTTTAATACGCTGTCAGACAGCTAG
- the LOC134830274 gene encoding sn-1-specific diacylglycerol lipase ABHD11-like → MSVVLKHFFRVPTSHFGPRIARCYSTKLVPVPLAYASYEKLYKSCNDSTNNPMIVMHGLFGAKGNWNSLCKAMHAKTNPSKRIISVDARNHGESPHTPTHSYELMAEDIVELLRTLEIKKAILVGHSMGGRCMAYVALKYPHLVEKLIVVDITPVPGLKLGTSQTDIPFFLQAMKSIKIPADQTIHQGRKFADAELSKIIAEKSLRDFLITNLMKEDSDGEFRWRINIEALEQNFESSIMNFPPVDGLRYEGKTLFIGGEMSDYIKKQDFPKIQELFPNSELTYVKGAGHWVHSQKPNEFLELVLNFIKS, encoded by the exons ATGTCAGTCGTTTTGAAGCACTTTTTTCGTGTTCCAACGTCTCATTTTGGACCCAGAATTGCTCGTTGTTACTCGACAAAGTTAGTTCCTGTTCCTTTAGCTTATGCCTCGTACGAAAAGTTATATAAAAGTTGCAATGATTCCACGAATAATCCGATGATTGTGATGCATGGACTCTtcg gaGCGAAAGGCAATTGGAATTCCTTGTGCAAGGCAATGCATGCGAAGACAAATCCCTcgaaaaga ATTATCAGTGTGGATGCTCGTAATCACGGCGAATCCCCGCATACCCCGACGCACTCTTACGAACTCATGGCGGAAGACATTGTCGAGCTGCTGCGAACTTTGGAAATTAAAAAGGCGATTTTAGTCGGACACAGCATGGGAGGTCGTTGTATGGCTTATGTTGCTTtgaaatac ccCCATTTAGTGGAAAAACTCATCGTTGTCGATATCACGCCCGTTCCTGGATTGAAACTTGGCACAAGTCAAACCGATATTCCGTTTTTTCTGCAAGCGATGAAGAGCATTAAAATTCCGGCAGATCAAACAATTCATCAAGGGCGAAAGTTCGCGGATGCCGAGTTGAGTAAAATTATTGCGGAAAAGTCGTTGcgtgattttttgatcacGAATTTGATGAAAGAAGATTCCGATGGGGAATTTCGATGGCGCATTAATATCGAAGCGCTCGAACAAAATTTCGAATCGAGCATCATGAATTTTCCGCCAGTTGATGGACTGAGATATGAGGGCAAGACGCTGTTCATCGGGGGAGAGATGAGCGATTATATCaa aaaacaagACTTTCCAAAGATACAAGAGCTCTTCCCGAACTCAGAACTGACATATGTGAAAGGAGCGGGACATTGGGTTCACTCACAAAAGCCGAACGAATTCCTCGAATTAGTgctgaatttcataaaaagctaa